A stretch of the Notamacropus eugenii isolate mMacEug1 chromosome 2, mMacEug1.pri_v2, whole genome shotgun sequence genome encodes the following:
- the LOC140523448 gene encoding LOW QUALITY PROTEIN: olfactory receptor 5M9-like (The sequence of the model RefSeq protein was modified relative to this genomic sequence to represent the inferred CDS: inserted 2 bases in 2 codons): MPSPNYTDVNEFILLGLTSSQHLQVLFFVVFLVVYVITLVGNLGMIMLISVSTQLQSPMYFFLSHLSFVDVWFSSNVTPKMLENLLSKTKTISYFGCLVQCYFFIALVHVEVYILAVMAFDRFMAICNPLLYGSKMSRTVCVRLISVPYVYGFSVSLICTLWTYGLYFCGNFEINHFYCADXPLIKIACGGIRIKEYTMIVIAGINFTYSLSVVLISYTFIVIAIXAEGRKKAFSTCGSHLIAVTMFYGTLIFMYLRRPTEESVEQGKMVAVFYSTIIPMLNPMIYSLRNKDVKEAMNKAIHRTCFVK; the protein is encoded by the exons ATGCCAAGCCCAAATTACACAGATGTGAATGAATTCATCCTTTTGGGCCTAACTAGTAGCCAGCACCTCCAAGTCCTCTTTTTTGTGGTATTCTTAGTTGTGTATGTTATCACTCTGGTGGGAAATCTTGGAATGATTATGCTAATAAGTGTCAGTACCCAGCTCCAGAGTCCCATGTACTTCTTTCTCAGTCATTTGTCTTTTGTGGATGTCTGGTTCTCTTCTAATGTCACCCCAAAGATGTTGGAAAACTTGTTATCCAAGACCAAAACCATATCCTATTTTGGGTGTTTAGTACAGTGTTATTTTTTTATTGCCCTTGTCCATGTAGAGGTCTATATCCTGGCTGTGATGGCCTTTGATCGATTTATGGCCATCTGTAACCCTCTGCTTTATGGGAGCAAAATGTCAAGGACAGTTTGTGTTCGGTTAATCTCAGTGCCCTATGTTTATGGCTTCTCTGTAAGCCTCATTTGCACCTTGTGGACCTATGGCTTGTATTTCTGTGGAAACTTTGAAATCAACCACTTCTATTGTGCTG CCCCACTCATCAAGATTGCCTGTGGTGGCATCCGCATCAAGGAATATACCATGATTGTCATTGCAGGAATTAATTTCACATACTCTCTGTCTGTGGTGCTGATCTCTTATACATTTATTGTCATAGCCA CTgcagaggggagaaagaaggctTTCTCCACCTGTGGCTCTCACCTCATAGCTGTTACTATGTTTTATGGGACACTTATTTTCATGTATCTCAGGCGCCCCACAGAGGAGTCTGTAGAGCAGGGGAAAATGGTGGCTGTGTTTTATAGCACTATCATTCCTATGTTGAATCCCATGATCTACAGCCTAAGGAACAAGGATGTAAAAGAAGCAATGAATAAAGCTATTCATAGGACTTGTTTTGTGAAATAA